One genomic region from Phycisphaeraceae bacterium encodes:
- the amrB gene encoding AmmeMemoRadiSam system protein B codes for MTDQNDQAPQVAFDPALPHHHKPRLRKVRGFPLQAQGPDGKTQPLLGLADAQQISDRMIATLPAAQFILPLMDGTRTTAQIITEVGRGLNDEFLHNLVAQLDGAGLLFGPTFDALLVRMKQDFDSVDHLPPGASAQFAEALAAQELGEDSTEEARIAASTDKLREAMDQWIDQALAKAPNPSLDRLPRAIVAPHIDYPRGWINYGSVWGRLRVTDRPDRVIILGTNHFGQSTGVCGCDKGFASPLGTCEVDQQLIAALRSALGPSDTEKLFENRFDHEREHSIELQIPWIQHCLGKDDQGNFCTVFGALIHDPAVNNGDSYDGQGLALDPFIAAMKNALATLPGKTLIVASADLSHVGPAFGDRQVLAGDEGEPVEFRNRVAQHDQEMLSLIKQGKADDLIASMAWQQNPTRWCSTGCIVAAIKIIEPQTIEVLSYAAAMDQQGASLVSHAALTME; via the coding sequence ATGACCGATCAGAATGACCAGGCGCCGCAAGTCGCCTTCGACCCCGCCCTCCCGCACCACCACAAGCCCCGCCTCCGCAAAGTCCGAGGCTTTCCCCTCCAGGCCCAGGGCCCCGATGGCAAGACTCAACCCCTCCTCGGCCTCGCCGACGCCCAGCAGATCTCCGATCGCATGATCGCCACCCTCCCGGCCGCCCAATTCATCCTCCCCCTCATGGACGGCACACGCACCACCGCCCAGATCATCACCGAGGTCGGACGAGGCCTCAACGACGAGTTCCTCCACAACCTCGTCGCACAACTCGACGGGGCAGGCCTCCTCTTCGGCCCAACCTTCGACGCCCTCCTCGTTCGCATGAAACAGGACTTCGACAGCGTCGATCACCTCCCGCCTGGCGCTTCGGCCCAGTTCGCTGAAGCCCTTGCCGCACAAGAACTTGGAGAAGATTCCACCGAAGAAGCCCGCATCGCCGCCTCGACCGACAAACTCCGCGAAGCCATGGACCAATGGATCGATCAGGCCCTCGCCAAAGCTCCAAACCCCAGCCTCGACCGCCTCCCCCGCGCCATCGTCGCGCCCCACATCGACTACCCCAGGGGGTGGATCAACTATGGCTCCGTCTGGGGACGCCTCCGCGTCACCGACCGCCCCGACCGCGTCATCATCCTTGGCACCAACCACTTCGGCCAGTCCACCGGCGTCTGCGGCTGCGACAAAGGCTTTGCAAGTCCCCTCGGAACCTGCGAAGTCGATCAGCAACTCATCGCCGCCCTCCGCAGCGCCCTCGGCCCTTCAGACACCGAAAAACTCTTCGAAAACCGCTTCGACCACGAACGCGAGCACTCCATCGAACTCCAGATTCCCTGGATCCAGCACTGCCTCGGCAAAGACGACCAGGGCAACTTCTGCACAGTCTTCGGAGCCCTTATTCACGACCCCGCAGTCAACAATGGTGACTCTTACGACGGCCAGGGCCTCGCCCTCGACCCCTTCATCGCCGCCATGAAGAACGCTCTCGCCACACTTCCCGGCAAAACCCTCATCGTCGCCTCTGCCGACCTCAGCCATGTCGGGCCCGCGTTTGGAGATCGTCAGGTGCTCGCCGGTGACGAGGGTGAACCCGTCGAGTTTCGCAACCGTGTGGCCCAGCACGATCAGGAAATGCTCTCACTGATCAAACAAGGTAAGGCCGACGACCTCATAGCCTCAATGGCGTGGCAGCAAAACCCCACCCGCTGGTGCTCCACAGGCTGCATCGTCGCTGCCATAAAGATCATCGAGCCCCAAACCATCGAAGTTCTCAGCTACGCCGCCGCCATGGACCAGCAAGGCGCAAGTCTGGTCAGCCACGCTGCCCTCACAATGGAGTAG
- the sat gene encoding sulfate adenylyltransferase: protein MSGLIEPHGGKLVNQVASADRAKALTAEAAGLKRINLSAKQSCDVEMIGIGAFSPLTGFMGKADFDSVVSSMKLASGDIWPIPITLAVNAADAPKVGERVALYSPNGVLQAVMTISETYAHDRAKEATIFFSKPGDDDGQHPGAEAVKKEGDTCLAGPIEVITVCVDPDGPEAFLDYRLTPAQTRAEFARRGWKTVGAFQTRNPIHRAHEYLCKCTQEICDGLLIHPLVGETKPGDIPADVRMDCYKVLIENYFVPERTLLTVMPAAMRYAGPREAILHALVRKNYGCTHFIVGRDHAGVGNYYGTYDAQTIFDNLDKNNLKIEPLKYEHAAYSRKAQGMVSGKTFPKIEGDQVFLSGTKVRDMLAAGERPPMEFSRPEVADRLIAWATKNK from the coding sequence ATGTCCGGGCTGATCGAGCCGCATGGCGGCAAACTCGTCAATCAAGTCGCCAGCGCCGACCGCGCCAAGGCCCTCACCGCCGAAGCCGCCGGCCTCAAGCGCATCAACCTCTCCGCCAAGCAATCCTGCGACGTCGAGATGATCGGCATCGGTGCTTTCAGCCCGCTGACCGGATTCATGGGCAAGGCCGACTTCGACTCGGTCGTCTCATCCATGAAGCTCGCCTCGGGCGACATCTGGCCGATCCCCATCACCCTCGCGGTCAACGCTGCCGACGCCCCCAAGGTTGGCGAGCGCGTCGCTCTCTACTCCCCCAATGGCGTCCTTCAGGCTGTCATGACCATCTCCGAGACCTACGCCCACGATCGCGCCAAAGAAGCAACCATCTTCTTCAGCAAGCCCGGCGACGATGACGGCCAGCACCCCGGTGCCGAAGCCGTCAAGAAAGAAGGCGACACCTGCCTCGCCGGACCCATCGAAGTCATCACCGTCTGCGTCGATCCCGACGGGCCCGAAGCCTTCCTCGACTACCGCCTCACCCCGGCCCAGACTCGCGCCGAGTTCGCTCGCCGCGGCTGGAAGACCGTCGGCGCGTTCCAGACGCGCAACCCCATCCACCGCGCACACGAATACCTCTGCAAGTGCACCCAGGAAATCTGCGACGGCCTGCTCATCCACCCGCTCGTCGGCGAGACCAAGCCCGGCGACATCCCCGCCGACGTCCGCATGGACTGCTACAAAGTTCTCATCGAGAACTACTTCGTCCCCGAGCGCACGCTCCTGACCGTCATGCCCGCTGCCATGCGCTACGCCGGGCCGCGTGAAGCAATCCTCCACGCCCTGGTCCGCAAGAACTACGGCTGCACGCACTTCATCGTCGGCCGCGACCACGCCGGCGTGGGCAACTACTACGGCACCTACGACGCCCAGACGATCTTTGATAACCTCGACAAGAACAACCTCAAGATCGAGCCGCTCAAGTACGAGCACGCCGCCTACAGCCGCAAGGCACAAGGCATGGTCTCGGGCAAGACCTTCCCCAAGATCGAAGGCGATCAGGTCTTCCTCTCGGGCACCAAAGTCCGCGACATGCTCGCCGCCGGCGAGCGCCCGCCGATGGAGTTCAGCCGCCCCGAAGTGGCCGACCGCCTCATCGCCTGGGCGACCAAGAACAAGTAA
- the pilM gene encoding type IV pilus assembly protein PilM: MATSNTSWGIEVGSGGIRAIKLQADGDSIKVLDFLSYDHAKVLTTPELDLDDALRVAVGTLVSRHDLSNSRIAVSLPGHQSFARFAKLPPVEAKKVPDIVKFEAVQQIPFPLADVEWDYQTFVSPDSPEVEVGIFAITRQRMMERLNLLADVGITPDVATLSPIAAYNSFAYDLEFTENTVGTILLDIGTQATDLVIAHSGRVWVRTFPIGGHQFTEALVEQFKLPYSKAEKLKRDAEQTKHARHVFQAMRPVFTDLVQEVQRSIGYYQSLHPQADLKRLIGIGATFRLPGLRKFLKQQLQIDVYRLEQFKRINVDGPRAGEFQTASLNLATAYGLALQGLGIATLEANLMPVKMIRNAMWKRKVAWFGAAAAVAAAASAAMFIRPVMDNNAITAAGTPTQFDAAIREADGAKSRAMNAGVLTSEGEAAAAEQMIGLFDASEVYGHIVSDVGQIIARAHEAARAELPAGQLLFHLDRITTDYRAPEGAAGSSDMGGGWNEPGMDYMGGDEWSIMPQAIPGRSAAPSQTAQSDEPDEVKSLRRVRVQVVLNTTHPAPQDFEIEVIEQWLAANKTRNGVPYTIVAVEEPGRFDRITTAPQTGFQPGPRSPFPGSQGIPTEMIPDARRPVNAPDQFMIDDRGNPDPGQRTDIDLERVAPIAPQPNEIPRYTSQFTLVFYAVLDPMPGGGQS, translated from the coding sequence ATGGCAACGTCAAACACCAGTTGGGGCATCGAGGTCGGATCAGGCGGCATCCGCGCCATCAAGTTGCAGGCTGACGGCGACTCGATCAAGGTTCTCGACTTCCTTTCCTACGACCACGCCAAAGTTCTCACCACGCCCGAACTCGACCTCGACGACGCCCTGCGCGTCGCCGTCGGAACGCTCGTCAGCCGCCACGATCTCTCCAACTCGCGCATCGCCGTCTCGCTCCCCGGGCATCAGAGTTTCGCACGCTTTGCCAAACTCCCTCCAGTCGAAGCCAAGAAAGTTCCTGACATTGTCAAGTTCGAAGCCGTTCAGCAGATCCCGTTCCCCCTTGCCGATGTCGAGTGGGACTACCAGACATTCGTCAGCCCCGACTCGCCCGAAGTCGAAGTCGGCATCTTCGCCATCACACGCCAACGCATGATGGAACGCCTCAATCTCCTGGCCGACGTCGGCATCACCCCAGATGTCGCCACACTCAGCCCCATCGCCGCGTACAACTCGTTCGCCTACGACCTCGAGTTCACCGAGAACACCGTCGGCACCATCCTCCTCGACATCGGAACCCAAGCCACCGACCTCGTCATTGCCCACTCAGGCCGCGTCTGGGTCCGCACCTTCCCCATCGGCGGGCATCAGTTCACCGAAGCCCTCGTCGAGCAGTTCAAACTCCCCTATTCCAAAGCCGAAAAACTCAAACGCGACGCCGAGCAGACCAAGCACGCACGCCACGTCTTCCAGGCCATGCGCCCCGTCTTTACCGACCTCGTGCAGGAAGTCCAGCGATCCATCGGCTACTACCAGTCCCTTCATCCTCAGGCCGATCTCAAGCGACTCATCGGCATCGGCGCCACCTTCCGCCTCCCAGGACTGCGCAAGTTCCTCAAGCAGCAACTCCAGATCGATGTCTACCGCCTCGAACAGTTCAAACGCATCAATGTCGATGGCCCACGCGCCGGTGAGTTCCAGACCGCTTCACTCAACCTCGCAACCGCCTATGGCCTGGCGCTTCAAGGACTCGGAATCGCCACCCTCGAAGCCAACCTCATGCCCGTCAAGATGATCCGCAACGCCATGTGGAAGCGCAAGGTCGCATGGTTCGGCGCGGCCGCAGCCGTCGCCGCCGCTGCAAGCGCCGCGATGTTCATCCGTCCCGTCATGGACAACAACGCCATCACCGCCGCAGGAACCCCAACCCAGTTCGATGCCGCGATTCGCGAAGCCGATGGAGCAAAAAGCCGCGCTATGAACGCCGGAGTTCTAACCTCCGAAGGAGAGGCAGCCGCTGCTGAGCAGATGATCGGGCTTTTCGATGCCAGCGAGGTCTACGGCCACATCGTCTCCGATGTCGGTCAGATCATCGCTCGCGCACACGAAGCCGCCCGCGCCGAACTCCCCGCAGGTCAACTTCTCTTCCACCTCGATCGCATCACCACCGATTACCGCGCCCCAGAAGGCGCAGCCGGCTCTTCCGACATGGGCGGCGGATGGAACGAACCGGGCATGGACTACATGGGAGGCGACGAATGGAGCATCATGCCGCAAGCCATTCCCGGCCGCTCCGCAGCTCCAAGCCAGACCGCCCAATCCGACGAACCCGACGAGGTCAAATCACTTCGCCGCGTACGTGTTCAGGTTGTCTTGAACACCACACACCCGGCTCCACAGGACTTCGAAATCGAAGTCATCGAGCAATGGCTCGCCGCAAACAAGACCCGCAATGGCGTGCCATACACCATCGTCGCCGTCGAAGAACCAGGCCGGTTTGATCGCATCACAACCGCCCCTCAGACCGGGTTCCAGCCAGGACCGCGTTCACCGTTCCCCGGCAGTCAGGGCATCCCGACCGAAATGATCCCCGACGCTCGCAGGCCGGTCAATGCGCCCGATCAGTTCATGATCGACGACCGCGGCAACCCAGACCCAGGCCAGAGGACGGACATCGACCTCGAGCGCGTCGCCCCCATCGCTCCGCAACCCAATGAAATTCCCAGATACACCAGCCAGTTCACACTCGTCTTCTACGCGGTGCTCGACCCGATGCCCGGCGGAGGTCAATCATGA
- a CDS encoding SUMF1/EgtB/PvdO family nonheme iron enzyme, which produces MRFRFVERNRGFFGRVAVAVAGAVKASVAAIGVLALSASPAAAGPTPDYGIDFAIIGDPGNRHVNFDEGRRFYPPYAHEGFTVGTVNYKYRMSRTEITVGQWLEFVNAYRPYYDGPTNAGQFTSDWIVYDNSLGRYRAISGSENFAANMGWRFAARFCNWLHNGKVMEQWAFENGAYDTSTFGRDDNGNYTDQPVRHADAKFWIPNLDEWIKAMHWDPNKNDGEGGYWRYPTSSDEAPISGPPGTGETNAGTWNFYDVGSYPHTTSPWGLLDGSGGRSEHLETLASSSGVRLTNGSDWGGLVSFDEIDRTASELPISSRSGLRLGSIVPSPPAFVALLVVGAVVAQARRR; this is translated from the coding sequence ATGCGGTTTAGGTTTGTTGAGCGAAACAGAGGTTTTTTCGGGCGAGTCGCGGTTGCGGTGGCTGGCGCGGTCAAGGCATCGGTCGCAGCTATCGGTGTGCTCGCGCTGTCGGCCTCACCCGCAGCAGCGGGCCCGACGCCGGATTACGGGATCGACTTCGCCATCATCGGCGACCCGGGCAATCGGCATGTGAACTTCGACGAGGGCCGACGGTTCTATCCGCCTTATGCCCACGAAGGCTTCACCGTCGGCACGGTCAATTATAAGTACCGCATGTCGCGCACCGAGATCACCGTCGGGCAGTGGCTCGAGTTCGTCAACGCCTATCGGCCGTATTACGACGGACCTACCAACGCCGGGCAGTTCACGAGCGACTGGATCGTGTACGACAACAGCCTCGGCCGATACCGCGCGATTTCCGGCAGCGAAAACTTCGCGGCCAACATGGGCTGGCGTTTTGCAGCCCGCTTCTGCAACTGGCTGCACAATGGCAAAGTGATGGAACAGTGGGCGTTCGAGAATGGTGCCTACGACACGAGCACCTTCGGCCGCGACGACAACGGCAATTACACCGATCAGCCTGTACGCCATGCAGACGCGAAGTTCTGGATCCCGAATCTCGACGAGTGGATCAAGGCCATGCACTGGGATCCGAACAAGAACGACGGCGAAGGTGGGTACTGGCGCTATCCGACATCGAGTGATGAGGCTCCGATTTCCGGGCCTCCGGGAACAGGAGAAACCAACGCCGGTACATGGAACTTCTATGACGTCGGTTCATATCCGCACACGACAAGCCCGTGGGGGCTGCTTGATGGGTCAGGGGGGCGAAGTGAGCATCTGGAAACTCTCGCGTCATCAAGCGGTGTGCGACTGACCAACGGGTCCGATTGGGGGGGGTTGGTGAGTTTCGATGAAATAGATCGGACTGCATCCGAGCTGCCTATCAGTTCACGTTCCGGACTCAGGCTGGGATCGATCGTGCCGTCTCCTCCTGCATTTGTGGCTCTCCTTGTCGTCGGAGCAGTAGTCGCCCAGGCAAGGCGGAGGTAA
- the nusG gene encoding transcription termination/antitermination factor NusG yields MAERKNENQKDAMALDGRPDERTGLIDEQEPMCREGMNWFVLRVASNKESSVRDTLLRKVQIESMEHLVGRILVPTEKTKTIKGGKQRITETKLYPGYVFVEMRLEDDGRIPQDVFFLIKETTGVGDFVGTAGRPTPMKEHEIEKMLLDSRKPEDEPMIKLVFEKGEHVVIREGPFESYEGTVDELVPEKGLVRVLVTIFGRQAPIELEEWQIAKADQA; encoded by the coding sequence ATGGCAGAACGCAAGAACGAGAATCAGAAGGATGCAATGGCGCTCGACGGACGCCCTGACGAGCGGACGGGGTTGATCGATGAGCAGGAGCCGATGTGCCGGGAGGGCATGAACTGGTTCGTACTGCGTGTTGCGTCGAACAAGGAGAGTTCGGTGCGCGACACGCTGCTGCGCAAGGTGCAGATCGAGTCGATGGAGCACCTGGTGGGGCGGATTCTGGTGCCGACGGAGAAGACGAAGACGATCAAGGGCGGGAAGCAGCGCATTACGGAGACGAAGCTGTATCCGGGATATGTGTTTGTGGAGATGAGGCTCGAAGATGACGGGCGCATTCCGCAGGACGTGTTCTTCCTGATCAAGGAAACGACGGGTGTTGGCGATTTCGTGGGCACAGCCGGGCGTCCGACGCCGATGAAGGAACACGAGATCGAGAAGATGCTGCTTGATTCGCGCAAGCCCGAAGACGAGCCGATGATCAAGCTGGTTTTCGAGAAGGGCGAGCACGTGGTGATTCGCGAGGGGCCTTTCGAGAGTTATGAGGGCACGGTGGACGAGCTGGTTCCCGAGAAGGGGCTGGTCCGCGTGCTGGTGACGATATTTGGTCGCCAGGCACCGATCGAACTCGAAGAGTGGCAGATCGCCAAGGCGGATCAAGCCTGA
- a CDS encoding copper-binding protein, with protein MSGQREGVGGLQMPGACAMILSRLLCVVVLALCGLGCDRTPAAAQPVEPVVQGQTHVYVARGVITAMPSAGDFRAELRIYHEHIPTFRGKGGQVHVNADGVLGMKAMDMPFPSLGAGVTLDGLAVGDKVEFELSVAYEPRIEYSVTRLSKLPPETEISFENKAP; from the coding sequence GTGAGTGGTCAGCGTGAAGGAGTCGGGGGGTTGCAGATGCCCGGCGCGTGCGCGATGATTCTTTCAAGACTTCTTTGCGTTGTGGTGCTGGCGCTGTGCGGCCTGGGTTGCGATCGCACGCCTGCGGCGGCTCAACCGGTCGAGCCGGTCGTGCAGGGCCAGACGCATGTGTATGTGGCGCGCGGCGTCATCACGGCGATGCCCTCGGCGGGCGACTTTCGTGCGGAACTGCGCATCTATCACGAGCACATCCCGACGTTTCGGGGCAAGGGCGGGCAGGTGCACGTCAACGCCGACGGCGTGCTGGGGATGAAGGCGATGGACATGCCGTTTCCGTCGCTGGGTGCTGGCGTGACGCTCGATGGGTTGGCGGTGGGCGACAAGGTGGAGTTCGAGTTGTCGGTGGCGTACGAGCCGCGGATTGAGTACTCGGTGACGAGGCTGAGCAAGCTGCCGCCCGAGACGGAGATCTCGTTCGAGAACAAGGCGCCTTAG
- the cysC gene encoding adenylyl-sulfate kinase has translation MSQVKATNIHWHDGDISREERWKALGCKGATMWFTGLSACGKSTIACALEQALVNEKVSCYRLDGDNIRFGLNKNLGFSAADREENIRRIGEVSKLFADAGIVTLSSFISPYIKDRDAARKAHEDAGLAFIEVFVDTPIEVCEQRDPKGLYKKARAGEIKGFTGIDDPYEAPVKPELVLKTAEHDVAACVKQCLKALADRGLISMA, from the coding sequence ATGAGTCAAGTCAAGGCGACGAATATTCACTGGCACGACGGCGATATCTCCCGCGAGGAGCGTTGGAAGGCACTCGGGTGCAAGGGCGCGACGATGTGGTTCACGGGGCTCAGCGCGTGCGGCAAGAGCACGATCGCGTGCGCTCTTGAGCAGGCACTGGTCAATGAAAAGGTGTCGTGTTACAGGCTCGATGGCGACAACATCCGCTTCGGGCTCAACAAGAACCTGGGGTTCAGCGCAGCCGACCGCGAGGAGAACATCCGTCGCATCGGCGAGGTGTCGAAGTTGTTTGCGGATGCGGGGATCGTGACGCTGTCGAGCTTCATCAGCCCGTACATCAAGGACCGCGACGCAGCCCGCAAGGCGCACGAGGACGCCGGGCTGGCGTTTATCGAGGTCTTTGTCGATACCCCGATCGAGGTGTGCGAGCAGCGCGACCCGAAGGGGCTGTACAAGAAGGCCCGGGCGGGCGAGATCAAGGGCTTCACGGGGATCGATGATCCATATGAGGCTCCGGTCAAGCCCGAGCTGGTGCTCAAGACGGCCGAGCACGATGTGGCGGCGTGCGTGAAGCAGTGCCTCAAGGCGCTGGCCGATCGCGGGCTGATTTCGATGGCGTGA
- the guaA gene encoding glutamine-hydrolyzing GMP synthase: MDEFPSREIVPILDFGSQTAQLIARRVREAGAFSVLVRPSISAAELAAMNPRGIILSGGPASVLDAGSPTMDPEILKLGVPIFGICYGMQLVCRVLGAEIEKARSREFGRANLNIAERSGLLAAIPERTAVWMSHGDQVRNLDSQRFRTIASTATCQHAAVVYEHEGLRFYGVQFHPEVTHTPHGIEILQNFLYEVCKCEGSWRMADFANTAIKRARERVGQSRVICGLSGGVDSSVAAVLLHKAIGDQLTCVFVDNGLLRKSERHLVETTFRDHFSVDLRVVDAEKEFLGDLAGVTDPQEKRRRIGHRFIDVFKTAAADIRDAKFLAQGTLYPDVIESGHGHAGHSANIKLHHNVGGLPEDLGFELIEPLRELFKDEVRKLGEVLGLPDQIIWRHPFPGPGLAVRIVGDVTREKLDVLRECDEILLEEIVANQLYRRTSQVFAVLLPISSVGVMGDGRTYEKVVAIRAVETQDFMTADWARLPYDVLATISNRIINEVHGVNRVVYDISSKPPATIEWE; this comes from the coding sequence ATGGATGAGTTTCCATCGCGGGAGATTGTTCCGATTCTGGATTTCGGGTCGCAGACGGCCCAGTTGATCGCGCGGCGGGTGCGCGAGGCGGGCGCGTTCAGCGTGCTGGTGCGGCCGTCGATTTCGGCGGCGGAACTGGCGGCGATGAACCCGCGCGGGATCATTCTGTCGGGCGGGCCTGCGAGTGTGCTCGATGCGGGTTCGCCGACGATGGACCCGGAGATTCTGAAGTTGGGCGTGCCGATCTTCGGGATCTGCTACGGCATGCAGCTGGTGTGCCGGGTGCTGGGGGCCGAGATCGAGAAGGCCCGGTCGCGCGAGTTCGGGCGTGCGAACCTGAACATCGCGGAGCGCTCGGGGTTGCTGGCGGCGATTCCTGAGCGGACAGCGGTGTGGATGTCGCACGGCGATCAGGTGCGGAATCTGGATTCACAGCGCTTCAGGACGATCGCGAGCACCGCGACGTGCCAGCACGCAGCGGTGGTGTATGAGCATGAGGGGCTGCGGTTTTACGGGGTGCAGTTTCACCCGGAAGTGACCCACACGCCGCACGGGATCGAGATTCTGCAGAATTTTCTGTATGAAGTGTGCAAGTGCGAAGGCTCGTGGCGCATGGCCGATTTTGCGAACACAGCGATCAAGCGGGCGCGCGAGCGTGTGGGGCAGAGCCGCGTGATCTGCGGGCTCTCGGGCGGGGTAGATTCATCGGTGGCGGCGGTGCTGCTGCACAAGGCGATCGGCGATCAACTGACGTGCGTGTTTGTGGACAACGGGCTGCTGCGCAAGAGCGAGCGGCACCTGGTCGAGACGACGTTTCGCGATCACTTCTCGGTTGATCTGCGCGTGGTGGATGCCGAGAAAGAGTTTCTGGGCGATCTTGCAGGCGTGACCGACCCGCAGGAAAAGCGGCGGCGGATCGGGCATCGGTTCATCGATGTGTTCAAGACGGCGGCTGCGGATATTCGCGATGCCAAGTTCCTGGCGCAGGGGACGCTGTATCCGGATGTGATCGAGAGCGGGCACGGGCACGCGGGGCACAGCGCGAACATCAAGTTGCATCACAATGTGGGCGGGCTGCCCGAGGATCTTGGGTTCGAGTTGATCGAGCCGCTGCGGGAGTTGTTCAAGGACGAGGTGCGCAAGCTCGGCGAGGTGCTGGGCCTGCCCGATCAGATCATCTGGCGGCATCCGTTCCCGGGGCCGGGGCTTGCGGTGCGCATCGTGGGCGATGTGACGCGCGAGAAACTGGATGTGCTGCGCGAGTGCGATGAAATATTGCTCGAAGAGATCGTGGCGAATCAGTTGTATCGGCGGACGAGCCAGGTGTTCGCGGTGCTGCTGCCGATTTCGAGCGTGGGGGTGATGGGCGACGGGCGGACGTATGAGAAGGTCGTCGCGATTCGTGCGGTCGAGACGCAGGACTTCATGACGGCGGATTGGGCGAGGTTGCCCTATGACGTGCTGGCGACGATCTCGAACCGGATTATCAACGAGGTGCACGGGGTAAACCGCGTGGTGTATGACATTTCGTCGAAGCCGCCGGCGACGATCGAGTGGGAGTGA
- a CDS encoding SUMF1/EgtB/PvdO family nonheme iron enzyme, with amino-acid sequence MRFGFERNRGFFGRVAVAVAGAITASVAVIGVLALSASPAAAGPTPDYGIDFAIIGDPGNRHVNFDEGRRFYPPYAHEGFTVGTVNYKYRMSRTEITVGQWLEFVNAYRPYYQGVVFASEFTSDWIVYDNSLGRYRAIAGSENFAANMGWRYAARFCNWLHNGKVGEQWAFEGGVYDASTFGQDANGNYTDDRTRSADAKFWIPNLDEWTKAMHWDPDKNDGEGGYWRYPTSSDTRPVAGPPGEGDTNAGTGLTYNVGAYGHMSPWGLLDGSGGVSEMLQNGGQNWLYSRGSSWSLSAFADEIDSVGTLFPRSSGNGLRLAMVIPAPGGALLLGTLMTIVARQRRRQFGNR; translated from the coding sequence ATGCGATTTGGGTTTGAGCGAAACAGAGGCTTCTTCGGGCGCGTCGCGGTTGCGGTGGCTGGCGCGATCACAGCATCGGTCGCGGTTATCGGTGTGCTCGCGCTGTCGGCCTCACCCGCAGCAGCGGGCCCGACGCCGGATTACGGGATCGACTTCGCCATCATCGGCGACCCCGGCAATCGGCATGTGAACTTCGACGAGGGCCGACGGTTCTATCCGCCGTACGCGCACGAAGGCTTTACCGTCGGCACGGTCAATTATAAGTACCGCATGTCGCGCACCGAGATCACCGTCGGGCAGTGGCTCGAGTTCGTCAACGCCTATCGGCCTTACTACCAGGGCGTTGTCTTTGCCAGCGAGTTTACGAGCGACTGGATCGTCTATGACAACAGCCTCGGTCGCTATCGCGCGATCGCCGGTAGCGAGAACTTCGCGGCCAACATGGGCTGGCGCTATGCGGCCCGCTTCTGCAACTGGCTGCACAACGGCAAGGTCGGCGAGCAGTGGGCCTTCGAGGGCGGCGTGTATGACGCGAGCACCTTCGGCCAGGATGCCAACGGCAACTACACCGACGATCGCACGCGCAGCGCCGATGCCAAGTTCTGGATCCCGAATCTCGACGAGTGGACCAAGGCCATGCACTGGGATCCGGATAAGAACGATGGCGAAGGTGGGTACTGGCGCTATCCGACCTCAAGCGACACGCGGCCGGTGGCGGGGCCGCCAGGGGAGGGGGATACCAATGCGGGCACAGGATTGACGTACAACGTTGGTGCGTATGGGCACATGAGCCCGTGGGGATTGCTCGACGGGTCAGGCGGCGTCAGTGAAATGCTCCAAAATGGCGGGCAGAACTGGCTGTATTCCCGAGGTTCGTCATGGTCGCTTTCCGCATTTGCAGACGAGATTGATTCCGTCGGCACGCTATTCCCTCGTTCGTCGGGAAACGGGCTCCGACTCGCCATGGTGATCCCCGCGCCGGGAGGTGCTTTGCTGCTTGGAACATTGATGACGATAGTTGCGCGGCAGCGACGTCGTCAATTTGGCAATCGGTGA